One window of Bacillus sp. THAF10 genomic DNA carries:
- the wrbA gene encoding NAD(P)H:quinone oxidoreductase, whose translation METNVKLAIIYYSSTGTNYKLAQTAKDAAESIGAQVRLLKVKETAPKEAIESNAAWSKHYEETKDVPEASLDDLEWADAYLFSVPTRYGTLPSQMKSFLDTTGGLWAQGKLANKVASAMTSASNPHGGQEQTILNLYTIMYHWGVIVAAPGYTDSVIFETGGNPYGTSVTADQDGNWKDDVAAAVTHQTKRTLQVASAIKHGMQ comes from the coding sequence ATGGAGACAAACGTAAAGTTAGCCATTATCTATTATAGCTCCACTGGTACAAACTATAAGCTAGCACAAACAGCAAAGGATGCGGCAGAATCTATTGGTGCCCAAGTAAGGCTTTTAAAAGTGAAGGAAACCGCTCCAAAGGAAGCCATTGAGTCTAATGCTGCATGGAGTAAGCATTATGAGGAAACAAAGGATGTTCCAGAAGCAAGCTTGGATGATTTAGAGTGGGCAGATGCGTATCTTTTCTCCGTACCAACTAGATATGGAACCTTGCCTTCTCAAATGAAGTCATTTTTAGATACCACAGGCGGCCTTTGGGCTCAAGGGAAACTCGCGAATAAAGTGGCAAGTGCCATGACCTCTGCGAGCAACCCCCATGGAGGACAAGAGCAAACTATTTTAAATTTATACACGATCATGTACCACTGGGGAGTAATCGTCGCTGCTCCAGGCTACACAGACAGCGTTATCTTTGAAACTGGCGGAAATCCATATGGAACAAGTGTAACAGCAGATCAAGATGGCAACTGGAAAGATGATGTAGCCGCAGCCGTCACCCATCAGACAAAAAGAACGCTTCAGGTAGCTTCTGCAATAAAACATGGAATGCAATAG
- a CDS encoding MerR family transcriptional regulator: MLLKTHEVAKELGMAPRTVRKWVKKYEIPCTKNDYGHYVYDEEAIALLETMKGSSETAGTMEMVEIEEETEIEESLTRGPSQTGKEIKALTERIMRTEQLLHQKADEVVSYQLLQQRKEIEELTKKVEMLEQKLDKSNGKSAPTEDPPLVFDYENPSKTKRKNMFRSIFGL, from the coding sequence ATGCTATTAAAAACACATGAAGTGGCAAAAGAATTAGGAATGGCTCCAAGAACCGTCCGAAAATGGGTAAAGAAGTATGAAATACCTTGTACAAAGAACGATTATGGCCACTATGTTTATGACGAGGAAGCAATAGCATTATTAGAAACCATGAAAGGTAGTTCAGAGACCGCTGGGACAATGGAAATGGTAGAGATAGAGGAAGAAACTGAAATAGAAGAAAGCCTGACAAGAGGGCCTTCACAGACAGGGAAAGAAATAAAGGCTTTAACGGAAAGAATTATGCGCACAGAGCAGCTATTGCATCAGAAGGCAGACGAGGTTGTATCTTATCAGCTTCTTCAGCAAAGAAAGGAAATTGAAGAATTGACAAAAAAAGTAGAAATGCTAGAACAAAAGCTCGATAAGTCCAATGGGAAGTCTGCACCAACAGAGGATCCCCCTTTGGTTTTTGATTATGAAAATCCTTCAAAGACAAAACGAAAAAATATGTTCCGCTCCATTTTCGGACTATAA
- a CDS encoding ring-cleaving dioxygenase produces MNLLGLHHVSLLTAKAENNYLFFTKILGMRLVKKTVNQDNTSSYHLFYGDAKGSPGTEITFFDIPSLGRNYEGTSSISQTSLRVPTTESLHFWKQRFEKFNVKHGEIEKRANRDTLSFEDFEGTKLLLVADNHEEGVSAGIPWEHKDIPIEHAIFGLGPVTLTVKSAPPTTSILKNILGFRYVGSYPSLKGDFPDIEVFATGEGGSGAEVHIEVRPDLPKERLGRGGAHHVAFRIPNEEEYQQWVQRIKQTRLPNSGEVERYYFKALYFREPNGILFELSTDTPGFDVDESQDSLGQTLALPPFLEQKREEIEKSLRPLEMN; encoded by the coding sequence ATGAACCTATTAGGATTGCACCATGTTTCTTTGTTAACAGCAAAAGCTGAGAATAACTATCTATTTTTCACAAAAATTCTTGGTATGCGCCTTGTAAAAAAAACAGTAAATCAGGACAATACCTCCTCTTATCACCTATTTTATGGCGACGCAAAGGGTAGTCCAGGTACCGAAATAACCTTTTTTGATATACCGAGTCTTGGCAGGAATTACGAAGGAACATCTAGCATATCTCAAACTTCCCTAAGAGTTCCTACAACAGAATCTTTACACTTTTGGAAACAACGATTTGAGAAGTTTAACGTAAAACACGGTGAGATAGAAAAAAGAGCAAATCGAGATACTTTATCCTTTGAAGACTTTGAAGGAACAAAGCTACTTCTTGTAGCAGATAACCACGAAGAAGGTGTGTCAGCTGGAATTCCTTGGGAGCATAAGGATATCCCGATAGAGCACGCAATCTTCGGGTTAGGTCCGGTTACCCTGACGGTAAAATCAGCCCCTCCTACCACAAGTATTCTTAAGAACATTTTAGGATTTCGCTATGTTGGCTCGTACCCATCTTTAAAAGGGGATTTTCCTGATATAGAGGTGTTTGCTACAGGAGAAGGCGGTTCAGGCGCTGAGGTTCATATCGAAGTAAGACCAGATTTGCCGAAAGAACGCTTAGGTCGTGGCGGGGCTCATCACGTTGCTTTTCGTATTCCCAATGAAGAAGAGTACCAGCAATGGGTACAGCGGATTAAACAAACCAGATTGCCTAATTCCGGAGAAGTGGAAAGGTATTACTTTAAAGCACTTTATTTTAGAGAGCCCAACGGAATTCTTTTTGAGCTTTCTACCGATACCCCTGGGTTTGATGTGGATGAGTCACAAGATTCGTTAGGACAAACGTTAGCACTTCCGCCATTTTTAGAGCAGAAGCGTGAGGAAATTGAGAAAAGTTTAAGGCCGTTAGAAATGAATTAA
- the msrA gene encoding peptide-methionine (S)-S-oxide reductase MsrA: MKKYMMWIMLAVVCIGAYLFIPKIYAALTQKSLGSIPYDLNESEDRAYATFAGGCFWCMEPPFEDLPGVYEVVSGYTGGTVETPAYDQVTTGDTGHVEAVIVSYNPNIIDYETLLEVFWRQVDPTDDDGQFVDRGTPYRSGIFYHDDKQKELAEKSLKELEDSGRFDKPIVTEITSAETFYVAEDYHQDYYLQNSIRYKYYRENSGRDAFIEEVWGDDKTVSVSAIEDNETYLHLSKEELRYVLTPEQFHVTQEDGTEEPFNNEFWDSEKEGIYVDLISGEALFSSTDKYDSGTGWPSFTKPLVEENIVELEDQGLFQTRIEVRSKLGDAHLGHVFDDGPDPTGLRYCINSAALRFVPKDKLEEEGYGEFLELFK; this comes from the coding sequence ATGAAAAAATACATGATGTGGATTATGTTAGCGGTTGTGTGCATAGGTGCCTATTTGTTTATACCCAAGATATATGCCGCCTTAACCCAAAAATCGCTTGGTAGTATTCCCTATGATTTAAACGAAAGCGAAGATCGAGCTTACGCAACGTTTGCAGGAGGGTGCTTCTGGTGTATGGAACCACCGTTTGAGGATTTACCTGGTGTATACGAGGTTGTGTCTGGATATACTGGTGGGACTGTGGAAACCCCCGCTTATGACCAGGTAACCACAGGAGATACAGGACATGTAGAAGCCGTCATTGTTTCCTATAATCCTAACATCATAGATTATGAGACACTTTTAGAGGTATTTTGGAGACAGGTGGATCCCACTGATGATGATGGTCAATTTGTTGATAGAGGCACACCATATCGTTCTGGTATTTTTTATCATGACGATAAACAAAAGGAACTCGCCGAAAAATCGTTAAAAGAACTTGAAGATTCAGGCCGGTTTGATAAGCCAATTGTGACGGAAATTACTAGTGCAGAAACCTTTTACGTAGCCGAGGATTACCATCAGGATTATTACCTCCAAAACTCTATCCGCTACAAATACTATCGCGAAAACTCCGGTCGAGACGCGTTCATAGAAGAGGTTTGGGGTGACGATAAAACAGTTAGTGTCTCCGCCATTGAGGACAATGAGACCTACCTGCATTTATCTAAAGAAGAATTAAGATACGTGTTAACTCCTGAACAGTTCCACGTGACACAGGAAGATGGAACGGAAGAGCCCTTTAATAATGAATTTTGGGATTCTGAAAAAGAAGGAATTTATGTGGATCTTATCTCTGGAGAAGCACTTTTTAGCTCAACAGACAAATACGACTCCGGTACAGGCTGGCCGAGCTTCACCAAGCCGCTTGTGGAGGAAAACATTGTGGAATTAGAAGACCAAGGACTTTTTCAAACTAGAATTGAGGTGCGGAGTAAGCTTGGTGATGCTCACTTAGGCCATGTTTTTGATGATGGCCCTGATCCAACCGGACTTCGATATTGTATCAATTCAGCCGCGCTTCGGTTTGTTCCAAAGGATAAGCTGGAAGAGGAAGGCTATGGGGAGTTTTTGGAGTTGTTTAAATAA
- a CDS encoding hemolysin family protein, protein MDSIPYDSIILLGALLILSGYFSASETAITSVNKVRLRNQADNNARAKRSLKMAENFDQSISTILIGNNIVNIALATIATSIATQIYGTTGSTLAITTAVITVLVLIFGEILPKSLAKQFAEKYLLVISASLMTVMKLFYPITWLFVQLRRGLNVLFGNGKEEPTVTEEDVIAMVEIGEEEGTFLTQEKELLHNAIAFDDIVVKDILTPRPDVVAVSNETSIEEIKDIFIKEQYSRLPLYENSIDNIIGVISHRDFFAQYVQNPDFSLEEIARKPYFVIGSAKISNLLKELQTSQNHLAIVLDEYGGTAGIISIEDIIEEIVGEIWDEHDENENLVEVLDEQKFRMDGRLPVEDFSELLQFDVEETTANTLGGWISDMLGYLPKKGERVEYESFVILIEEVKKHRIQKVVVERNLDIVYSA, encoded by the coding sequence TTGGATAGTATACCCTATGACTCGATAATTTTATTAGGGGCATTGTTAATATTATCAGGATATTTTTCCGCATCGGAAACAGCCATTACGAGCGTGAATAAAGTGCGCCTTCGTAATCAGGCAGACAACAATGCTAGAGCAAAACGCTCCTTAAAAATGGCGGAGAACTTTGATCAAAGCATTTCTACCATTCTAATCGGTAATAATATTGTAAATATTGCGCTTGCTACCATCGCGACAAGCATCGCCACCCAAATTTATGGGACAACAGGTAGTACGCTTGCGATAACAACAGCTGTTATCACCGTTTTAGTCCTTATTTTTGGAGAAATTTTGCCAAAATCATTAGCAAAGCAATTTGCCGAAAAGTATCTATTAGTAATATCAGCTTCTTTAATGACAGTCATGAAGCTCTTTTATCCGATCACCTGGTTATTCGTGCAGCTAAGACGTGGTCTTAACGTTCTATTTGGGAATGGCAAAGAAGAACCGACAGTGACAGAGGAAGACGTCATTGCGATGGTGGAAATCGGAGAAGAGGAAGGGACATTTCTCACACAGGAAAAAGAGTTGCTTCATAATGCAATTGCTTTCGATGATATTGTGGTCAAAGATATCTTAACACCAAGACCTGATGTTGTCGCAGTTTCAAATGAAACCTCCATTGAAGAAATTAAAGATATTTTTATAAAAGAACAATATTCACGTTTACCATTATACGAGAACTCTATAGATAATATAATCGGCGTTATTTCACATAGAGACTTTTTCGCACAATATGTACAAAATCCGGATTTTTCCTTAGAAGAGATCGCCAGAAAGCCATATTTTGTTATTGGTTCTGCAAAGATATCCAACCTCCTAAAAGAACTGCAAACTTCACAAAATCATTTGGCCATCGTGCTGGATGAGTATGGGGGAACCGCAGGGATCATTTCGATTGAGGATATTATTGAGGAAATTGTCGGGGAGATCTGGGATGAGCATGACGAAAACGAAAATTTAGTAGAAGTGCTTGACGAACAAAAATTCCGAATGGACGGCAGGCTACCTGTAGAGGATTTCTCAGAGCTCTTGCAGTTTGATGTTGAGGAAACAACGGCCAATACTTTAGGTGGCTGGATATCTGATATGCTTGGCTATCTTCCGAAAAAGGGAGAGCGAGTCGAGTATGAAAGCTTTGTCATTCTTATTGAAGAAGTGAAAAAGCACCGCATTCAAAAGGTTGTTGTCGAAAGAAATTTGGATATTGTTTATTCCGCATAA
- the proC gene encoding pyrroline-5-carboxylate reductase has protein sequence MNKTIGFIGSGKMAEAIIGGLVKSEITQASAIYASAKTEETVTKMRTKFGINTTTNNVEVAEHANIIILAVKPDLHASVVEEIADRVKSDALIVTIAAGITLSFLEQAFGKGIKAVRVMPNTPSLVGEGMSVICANDRVEEEELKAVIRLFESFGKAEVLPEKLMDAVPAVSGSSPAYVYMFIEALADGAVKQGIGRKQAYTLAAQAVLGAAKMVLETGNHPGELKDNVCTPGGATIEAVAALEKNGLRAAVLAAMDACTEKSKALKDS, from the coding sequence ATGAACAAAACGATTGGTTTTATTGGTAGCGGAAAAATGGCTGAGGCGATTATTGGTGGACTAGTTAAATCAGAGATAACCCAAGCATCTGCCATATACGCAAGTGCAAAAACTGAAGAAACCGTAACGAAAATGAGAACAAAATTCGGCATTAATACTACCACAAATAATGTAGAAGTGGCAGAACACGCGAATATTATAATTCTAGCTGTGAAACCAGATTTACATGCAAGTGTGGTTGAAGAAATAGCAGACAGAGTAAAATCGGATGCATTAATTGTGACGATAGCAGCAGGTATTACGTTATCCTTTCTGGAGCAAGCGTTTGGCAAGGGTATAAAGGCTGTACGAGTAATGCCTAATACCCCTTCTCTAGTTGGTGAAGGAATGAGCGTCATTTGTGCGAACGACCGAGTAGAAGAGGAAGAATTAAAGGCAGTTATTCGTCTCTTTGAAAGCTTTGGAAAAGCAGAAGTTCTACCTGAAAAACTAATGGATGCAGTGCCAGCAGTTAGTGGATCCTCTCCAGCCTATGTGTACATGTTTATCGAGGCATTGGCAGATGGAGCTGTAAAACAAGGCATAGGCCGAAAGCAAGCATACACGCTTGCTGCCCAAGCAGTGTTGGGTGCAGCGAAAATGGTGCTTGAAACAGGTAATCACCCAGGTGAATTAAAGGACAATGTATGCACACCTGGTGGTGCCACGATTGAAGCAGTCGCTGCCCTAGAAAAAAATGGACTCCGTGCTGCAGTTCTGGCTGCAATGGATGCCTGTACCGAAAAATCAAAAGCGTTGAAGGACTCGTGA
- a CDS encoding SDR family oxidoreductase — protein sequence MNIFLTGATGFLGGRLVQNLLEQEHTVFILARNLEKAEGMKARLPHSFQERVHIIQGDIVQHNLGIAKEMVKKLINNIDVFYHLAALVKFDHDLRDTLMLLNYEGTKNAITFAHEIKASTFFHVSTAYTVGTSNKGNETLYDVNQEFNNPYEESKALAENEVMKYSDKMNVSIFRPAIIVGDSKTGEADSTFTLYGFMRGLELFKKRLERKNYPGKVHLIGSKDGTSNLVPVDYVADILTLAAKRAERNKIYNITNPAPPTNREILETIKYHLNFESLGIYEKGTSFSLTPVEEQLNKMIDVFGPYLDRSIHFEDRNTQGLLKESPIAHLNMTNEILEIIVRAYFSQEKDAIKL from the coding sequence ATGAATATATTTTTAACTGGTGCTACTGGTTTTTTAGGAGGAAGATTGGTACAAAACCTCTTAGAACAAGAGCATACTGTCTTTATACTTGCACGGAACCTTGAGAAAGCGGAAGGCATGAAAGCAAGATTACCACACTCATTTCAAGAGAGAGTGCATATCATTCAGGGCGATATTGTTCAACACAATTTAGGGATTGCTAAAGAAATGGTTAAGAAATTGATAAATAATATAGATGTTTTTTATCACCTTGCCGCACTCGTAAAGTTTGATCATGATTTACGCGATACGCTCATGCTATTAAACTATGAAGGAACGAAAAATGCTATTACATTCGCCCATGAGATCAAAGCTTCCACGTTTTTTCACGTGAGCACGGCATATACTGTGGGCACTTCAAATAAAGGCAATGAAACATTATATGATGTAAATCAGGAATTTAATAATCCGTATGAGGAAAGCAAGGCATTAGCTGAGAATGAAGTAATGAAGTATAGCGATAAGATGAATGTTTCCATATTCAGGCCGGCCATTATTGTAGGCGATTCCAAAACTGGAGAAGCAGACTCGACCTTTACCTTGTATGGCTTTATGAGAGGCTTAGAGCTGTTTAAAAAACGGTTGGAAAGAAAGAATTATCCTGGTAAAGTACACCTTATTGGATCAAAGGATGGTACTTCCAATCTCGTACCTGTGGATTATGTTGCGGACATCCTAACATTGGCGGCAAAAAGGGCGGAAAGAAACAAAATTTATAACATCACCAACCCCGCTCCTCCTACTAATAGGGAGATTTTAGAGACGATTAAATATCATCTTAACTTTGAATCATTAGGAATCTATGAAAAAGGGACAAGTTTTTCCCTCACTCCAGTGGAAGAACAATTAAACAAAATGATTGACGTTTTTGGACCTTATTTGGATAGAAGTATTCACTTTGAGGATAGAAATACGCAAGGGCTGTTAAAAGAAAGCCCAATCGCACACTTGAATATGACAAATGAAATCTTAGAAATTATTGTTCGCGCCTATTTTTCACAAGAAAAAGATGCTATAAAGCTATAA
- a CDS encoding aldo/keto reductase, translating into MKSLASTTTLHNGVKMPWFGLGVFKVEEGQQVEDSVRMAINAGYKSIDTAAIYKNEEGVGKAIKESDVPREELFITTKVWNADQGYESTLQAFEDSMQKLGLDYLDLYLVHWPVKGKYVDTWKALEKLYKDGKVKAIGVSNFQIHHLQDILDVAEIKPMVNQVEYHPKLSQVELLNFCKENGIQLEAWSPLMQGQLLDNEVLASIAATHNKSVAQVILRWDLQNGVVTIPKSVKEHRIRENADIFDFELSVEEMQKINGLNEDKRVGPDPDNFDF; encoded by the coding sequence ATGAAAAGTTTAGCATCTACAACTACACTACATAATGGCGTTAAAATGCCTTGGTTTGGTCTTGGGGTATTTAAGGTTGAAGAAGGCCAACAGGTGGAAGATTCCGTAAGAATGGCGATCAATGCAGGCTATAAAAGCATTGATACTGCAGCGATTTACAAGAATGAAGAAGGTGTCGGAAAGGCAATCAAAGAGTCAGATGTTCCCCGTGAAGAACTTTTCATTACTACAAAGGTTTGGAATGCTGATCAAGGCTATGAATCTACCCTACAAGCATTTGAGGATAGCATGCAAAAGCTAGGCCTTGATTATTTAGATCTTTATCTTGTTCACTGGCCGGTAAAAGGGAAGTATGTGGATACTTGGAAGGCACTGGAGAAGCTTTATAAGGACGGAAAAGTGAAAGCAATTGGGGTAAGTAACTTCCAAATCCATCATTTGCAGGATATTTTAGATGTGGCGGAAATAAAGCCAATGGTTAACCAAGTTGAGTACCATCCGAAGCTCTCTCAAGTAGAACTTTTAAACTTCTGTAAAGAAAACGGGATTCAGCTTGAGGCATGGTCACCATTAATGCAAGGTCAGCTTCTTGATAACGAAGTACTTGCAAGTATAGCGGCTACCCACAACAAATCCGTTGCCCAAGTAATTCTTCGCTGGGATCTTCAGAACGGTGTGGTAACGATTCCTAAATCCGTCAAGGAGCATCGCATTAGAGAAAATGCCGATATCTTCGACTTTGAGTTATCTGTTGAAGAAATGCAGAAAATTAATGGTTTGAATGAAGACAAACGAGTTGGTCCAGATCCTGACAATTTTGACTTCTAA
- a CDS encoding HAMP domain-containing sensor histidine kinase, producing the protein MNVLKDILLQLFFMVVPLVFYYEFVYKRQATPSAFIRQLFAFLFCSASSILCILFPITISDNIVLHFAFIPILMAVLYSGFLAGFLTLGAVFIYPFYSSVPPSFLQTYLFTPCILLIPFFVQDKWRNFSKSTKYQIALIISFIAFSFHVLEHLLPILTEKSPLPTNMMGYVFQVISSGFLVIAYTMLVFYLVEYFCTLDELQIQIKKLRKLHHINTLADDISEEVHKPLTLVKGFTEILGAEQNKTNKEYVPIILKELHRAEKIFLSYFKLAKVEPPPSRSISSTDLLNNVMSSLKAYAENQQSTIKINSSRSFRIRGNMNMLSEAMLTLLKNCIDHGSRKNLTIHHYLHQNEVMFEVELSKGFMQNEQGKSFEHLSAILDNQSDPSLYHAYTLILAHGGDVIYKSSLFKKSLVLSLPAQMKKSNVLEKTV; encoded by the coding sequence ATGAATGTACTGAAAGATATTTTACTACAATTATTCTTTATGGTCGTCCCTCTTGTATTTTATTATGAGTTCGTTTATAAACGTCAAGCAACGCCATCTGCGTTTATTCGCCAGCTTTTTGCATTTTTGTTTTGTTCTGCTTCCTCGATTCTATGTATACTTTTTCCTATCACCATTTCGGATAATATAGTCCTTCATTTTGCCTTTATTCCTATTTTGATGGCTGTATTATATAGCGGATTTTTGGCTGGATTTTTAACTCTTGGAGCTGTTTTTATCTATCCTTTTTACTCATCAGTTCCACCAAGCTTTCTACAAACCTATTTGTTTACTCCTTGCATCTTATTGATTCCCTTTTTTGTACAAGACAAATGGCGCAATTTCAGTAAATCAACGAAATACCAAATTGCATTGATTATTTCTTTTATTGCTTTTTCCTTTCACGTCCTTGAACATCTTTTACCTATTTTAACTGAGAAGAGTCCCCTTCCAACAAATATGATGGGTTATGTGTTTCAAGTCATTTCCTCAGGTTTCCTTGTTATTGCCTATACCATGCTCGTTTTTTACTTAGTTGAGTACTTCTGCACCTTAGATGAACTACAAATACAAATAAAAAAACTTAGAAAGCTACACCATATTAACACCTTAGCAGATGATATTTCAGAAGAAGTGCATAAACCACTAACCCTTGTAAAAGGCTTTACGGAGATTTTGGGTGCAGAGCAAAATAAAACGAATAAAGAATATGTCCCCATTATTTTAAAAGAATTACATAGAGCGGAGAAAATATTTCTATCTTACTTCAAATTGGCAAAAGTAGAACCCCCACCATCGAGAAGTATCTCTTCCACTGATTTGTTAAATAACGTGATGAGTTCTTTAAAAGCATACGCAGAAAACCAACAATCAACAATAAAAATTAACAGCAGTCGAAGTTTTAGAATTAGAGGGAATATGAATATGTTATCGGAGGCTATGTTAACTCTACTCAAAAATTGCATCGATCATGGTAGTAGAAAAAACCTAACCATTCATCACTATCTACATCAAAATGAAGTGATGTTTGAAGTCGAGTTATCTAAGGGCTTTATGCAAAATGAGCAAGGAAAATCGTTTGAGCACCTTTCTGCGATACTTGATAATCAATCCGACCCTTCCCTTTACCACGCTTATACTCTTATTCTTGCTCACGGTGGGGATGTGATATATAAAAGTAGCTTGTTCAAAAAATCACTTGTCCTGTCTCTTCCTGCTCAAATGAAAAAAAGCAATGTGTTAGAGAAAACGGTGTAA
- a CDS encoding helix-turn-helix transcriptional regulator, whose translation MIHLNQTTANTTKMDIGSKIKFFRIQKNLKQEDLAKGIISVSYLSKIENNLTSPSEEVLQLLCKRLDVSLAEQQDENIFEELLSWYKSMMSSRGEKVHTLYEEFSNKIQSADTKTYMYFVLFELRYYLYMKNLSHSKKLIEKLQQFMDVFDVPMHYYFQKFYSIFEYNHNNFNESLVHLKKAEQLLHRNPIIDKFEEADLFYLFGLTYSQTMKVPLSITYTTKALQAFQSIYDFKRSAECQVLLGISYRRIGEYDRSEESYILAQKLSESLGNSYLQELIYHNLGKLYAMQNQQTEAIREYEKSYDLSKNEISLRNVNSVYCILLEYDKMGNQLQCKKWLQIGKDLLKYHQDDIEYHLYFTFHECILLGEYDRFDEIFQEKGLPYFQDKGIQEPIIIYSEILAQYFESTYKYKKASYYYSMCYRELKKQTFLQ comes from the coding sequence ATGATACATCTTAATCAAACCACTGCGAATACAACAAAAATGGATATAGGAAGCAAAATAAAATTTTTTCGCATACAAAAAAATCTGAAGCAGGAAGATCTGGCAAAAGGAATCATTTCTGTTTCCTACTTATCAAAAATTGAAAATAACCTCACTTCCCCTAGCGAAGAGGTACTCCAACTTTTATGCAAACGACTGGATGTAAGCTTAGCTGAACAACAGGATGAGAACATTTTCGAAGAACTTTTATCCTGGTACAAGTCGATGATGTCAAGTAGAGGAGAAAAGGTTCACACCTTGTATGAAGAATTCTCCAATAAGATACAATCTGCAGATACAAAAACCTATATGTATTTTGTGCTTTTTGAACTAAGGTATTATCTATACATGAAAAACCTTTCTCATTCTAAAAAGCTTATAGAAAAGCTTCAGCAGTTTATGGATGTTTTTGACGTACCAATGCATTACTATTTTCAAAAGTTTTATTCGATTTTTGAATACAATCATAATAACTTCAATGAATCGTTGGTGCATCTGAAAAAGGCGGAGCAGCTACTACATCGTAACCCCATCATTGACAAGTTTGAAGAAGCCGATTTGTTTTACTTGTTTGGATTAACGTATAGTCAAACGATGAAAGTCCCACTCAGTATTACCTACACCACCAAAGCACTCCAAGCATTTCAATCAATTTATGATTTTAAAAGAAGTGCAGAATGTCAGGTGCTTTTAGGAATTTCCTACCGGAGAATAGGAGAGTATGATCGTTCTGAAGAAAGCTACATACTTGCGCAAAAGCTTTCTGAATCTCTAGGTAACTCGTATTTACAGGAGCTTATTTATCATAACCTTGGGAAGTTATATGCTATGCAAAATCAACAGACAGAGGCGATTAGAGAATATGAAAAAAGCTACGACCTTTCCAAAAATGAAATTTCCCTAAGAAATGTAAACTCTGTTTATTGCATTCTATTAGAATATGACAAAATGGGAAATCAACTGCAATGTAAAAAATGGCTGCAAATAGGGAAGGATTTACTTAAATACCATCAGGATGATATTGAATACCATTTATATTTTACCTTCCATGAATGCATTCTTTTAGGGGAATATGACCGGTTCGATGAGATTTTTCAGGAAAAGGGTTTACCGTATTTTCAAGATAAGGGCATCCAAGAACCTATTATCATCTATTCAGAAATCCTTGCTCAATATTTTGAGAGTACCTATAAATACAAAAAAGCAAGCTATTATTACTCCATGTGCTATAGAGAGCTTAAGAAACAAACATTTTTACAGTAG